The following nucleotide sequence is from Wolbachia endosymbiont (group E) of Neria commutata.
CCCTGCTCTAATTGATGAATTGATGAGTAGTTGACATTAGTTAAATCTCCTGTTAGCTGCTCATAAGTTATTCCCATGCCAATTGCTATAGCTCTTAGCTGTTGTCTCATGAATGCTTCGTAACTTCCTCCCACATCCGATGGCTCTGAAAATTTTATGTCTTCTCCGGGGTCTAAGAGCTGCATGGTTCCTGGTTCCAAGCCCGATAATGCTACCCCATGCTCATTTGACTCACCTTCACCCATTATATTTGCTTCAGGATCGAGCCTTGTAATAAATCCAGCAAACATGGCAGCAGTCTTCTTTCGCACTAACTCCGCATCATCGTATTGATCAAGCTCGTAGAGTTTTAACAGGACATTTGAAAGCCATGGTTCACCTCTTATCTGGCCAGGTCTTAAGGGTTTATAAATATGCAAAACATCATTTGCTGGAACTCTAACTGACTCACCAAAAGAGCCTTCACCAGGGTGCTCTCTAAATAAGTAATACGCTTCTCTTTGACCCAGTCTATTAAACTCAATGCCATTTCGAATTATGTTACCATTTGCTAGAGTTTGATTGCTCTTGTTATCTAAGTGCTCTGATTCCAGAACTTGTAGCTGCAATGGTACAGAAAATCCATCTTCAGGTTTTCGAGTACGTAGGCGAACAAAACATTCACCACCTTCGACCATACTTCTGCAAACAAGAGCCTGTAATCCATAGAAATCACTAATATTATTGCTATCTGCCTCATCAGTCCAACGCAGCCACAACTCTTGAACTTTTTTACGAAACTCAGCATCTTTAGCTTTTGATTGCGGTTTTATTCCAGTTCCAACAGAGTTGCTAACTATGGTGTCAATGATATTTGCAGCATAAGGATTCTTACGGACCATATCACGAGAACGGCTGCGTAGATGTTCAAGGCTACTGGCAAGCAAACTATTTATGCTACTTCTTTCTGGTTGCCAGTAACATAATCTTCTACCAGAGCCAGCCGCATCCCATGCTGAACTTTTAGTTTTTGGTGATTTATGAAATAATTGTTTGAAGGTTTTTAATAACATTGAGCCTTTGATGGTTTTAATTATGCAGCAGCAGTTGTGTTGAAAGTCAATAGAAAAATTACAGCAAGCTGCTGGAGAATTTGATCAACAGATGTTGACTTTTTTGAATTGTGCAAGAAGCTCTTGCATAAATTAACGTTCGTAAACGTCTTTTCTATGCCGTATTGCAGTGATAAGAACCTTACGCTCTGGAATTTCTATCTCATAAATTATGCGGTAGTCACCAACACGCAATCTGAAAGATCCTTTAAATTCATGATGTAACGCTTTTCCAAGTTTATCTGGACTAACCGTAAGGCGTTCTCGTATTGCTCTATTTATTCTCCCTTCTATTGTAACTGGTAAGGCTGGAATATCATTCTTAGTAACATTATCTAAAAATTCAATTTCGTATGGTTTTATCTCCACTTGACATCTTCATATTTAACCCTCTTTGCACCTGGAACATTACGACTAGCAGCAAGTCTAGCTAAAGCTATATCCGCTTCATCTATTCCATCATCATCTTCTTCATCTAGTTTTCTTGCTTCAATTTCTTCTTTTACGAAATCCACTAGGACTTCTT
It contains:
- a CDS encoding type II toxin-antitoxin system RelE/ParE family toxin; the encoded protein is MEIKPYEIEFLDNVTKNDIPALPVTIEGRINRAIRERLTVSPDKLGKALHHEFKGSFRLRVGDYRIIYEIEIPERKVLITAIRHRKDVYER